The genomic region attactttttGCCTAAGaaatttgtgttgtatattgatcatcaagccttacaatatttgaatagtcagagtaagttgaatcagagacatatgagatgggtagaatttttgcaaagttacacctttatgttgaagcatagaagtcggaagtcaaacaaatttgttgatgcattgagtagaaggaggaattttctGATAGAGATTAGAGTGACGatgttaggatttgaggagttgaagaccttgtatgatgatgacccgaattttgcagaacctggaaagcatgtagagcaccagttatggtagatagaagtaagtggttggattatttcatttaggatgggattttattcagaggagttcagttgtgtatacttAAAAGTTCTATGAGGGAGGAtttaataaaggagaagcatagtggaggattagtctagacactttggtgttgacaaaacaatagcatttgtgagtgaacattacttttggccttagattcataaggatgtcaagaaatttgtgcagagctgtagaatttgtcaagttttaaaaggtagtagtcaaaatgtgggattgtataagcctttgacaatactagagagaccttgggatgacataagcatggattttatacttggattgcctaagacactgagagggaatgattctatatttgtggtggtggatagattcttgaagatggctcatttcataccttgtaataagacatcagatgcaatgcatgtagctgacttatttttcaaagaggtagtgagattatatggattacctaagagcatagtttcagacagagacactaagtttgttggttatttttggaggacactttggaagaagatgaagatagatttgaaattcagttctacttttcatccacaaactgatggacaaacaaaggtagtaaacaagagcttgggaaatttgttgagatgcttagttggagagaagactagaagttgggatttgatccttgcacaagcagagtttgcctacaacaattcagtgaacagGAGTATCGCAAGAACACCTTTTGAGAGTGTTACCAGAgcaaaccctagaggtatatcaaaatcaagggatatcagtaatgaagacaagaagAGTGTAGAaccagaagaatttgcagatcatataaaggccttacatattcaggttaagcagcattCGGAGGATATGAACACCAAGTATAGGgagaaagtagatgaaaagagaagacataaggaatttaaagttggcgATGAAATGATGGTGTatatgagaaaagaaagatttccagttggaacctataacaagttatagatgaaaaagtttggaccttgcaagatcttgaggataTTCAATTCTAGAAATGCACATGAAGTAGAGATACCAAatagtttgagcatttcacctatattcaacattgcagatatacattagtatcatgaatcagaattcagtgaagactgtattgcagacttggagaaacaattaccCCAGAAAGAACCAGATCagtttgaagatattttggacagtaggattggtcGTAGCACTAGGAGCAATCaatacaaggagtatcttgtgaaatggaaggatagaccagttgaagattaatcttggatttcttaggcagaggtgaACCGCCTTAGTTTTCCTCTGACTCTAGCAAAgcgagggactcactttttcaacaaccccagatgtctgatgcaggagcatccccgattcttggcaatcttgcatcaaccaaaaacatttcttttagtttgttttttgttttgttgtttcaacatttctttttgcattttcttgcattagcTCATcagatcttgtggagctggattttgcttgtgaacatgattatcttccttattcctgaaccGCAAGacgtttggatcattttccagcaagttatcgcttctgAATTATGAGGCAATTTACAAACTTAGAACACCAAagccacttggacctattttctattggtgaattttgcggatcctttctgtagcttgcggagccccagttcgttgattccaatgttccttggcacgtggccgaccttccctttgatctgcacttcatctttgggatttttcggaggattctctttggcagaggctgacctggTGGTTTTATATGTTTgatcatgttcatcattgtttgattcttcttgggccaactggatccctctagaccatataaatcaatgtaattaagcatcataaatcatcaaagggaacatagaagatatatcttaagatttagaggtccaaagttgaccgattctgtaattgagcatgtatgtagtaggctagtgagccgaatcttgtaacccAGATGTTATTGGTtgtttgtaattagttttcatgatctaaatcatgcaactttgcattgcctccatcacctTGTATTTATTTCGTTGCATTTACTCTTGCTACACGAtctagatagatctcattgaggtccctcctaacagtGACTGCGCCACATATTTTTATGTATCTTGTTGATTGTTATTGAAAAAATGTAGTGTTTTGTAACCAATGCACGTTTGAAACATCAAGATTTTAAACACCATGCAAACTAATAGTAATAAAGaaataattatgaaaaaaattacaaagaatatAAGATAGAAGGATATTACATTTAAAATAATTATCTTTAAATTTTTTCCCCTTCCAAAACACCTAAGATGTTGCCCACTTGAACCACAATTCACTTGATAGACACATGTGATTCACTTCAAAGACACTTCCAAAATTCCATTCTACTCTTTTGTTTGCGTACAAGCTTTTGTTTGTTGTATAAGGAAAATGCAAAATATGTTTTATCTGCAAACGAGTTGCAGTCGTGCCACCAAAATTCATTAATGTAAAAGGAAAGGCGGTAGCAAGCCACATATGTATCAAATAGAAAACTACACCAAAGACCATTTGAAAAGATGACAGATATATCGAATGACaaataatgatgtttgttattgtactATTTGATATATCTACCActatttgtcatttttttttttttttaattcttaaataaataatagattaaaaaTATTTCTAGATTGCCTTGATATATAATAAGACTGCTAAAAATAAACAGGAAAATTCATGAAAATGTGCTAGTATCTTCAAAAAAATCTCAACAATATATTAACTACATATGTTTAGACATTGATATGCCTTTCATATAAAACATGTAAAACGAATATTTTAAACATACCCTCAAATATGTCAAATATGGATCTCAGCCTACACCCACCTGGGAATTGGTAAAACCGTCCACAATAAAGCATCAAGCTGTCAAAAGTAAAGTACAAAACCTAAACAATATATAAACTAAATGTAAAGGAAAAGAAATTCCTGTTTAATCATTCTTGTGTACGGTAGTCATTTGAATTCCATTATGGGCAGCCATATTCAAGATTTTGAGATCATACAGAGCCAGATTAAAGTGACAGACATGAAAAAAAGTAATCATTTTCCAAAGCAAAGCAGGAACACTCTTCACATTTCCATGCAAAAAGACACTTAGAGCTGCTATACTCCTTAAAAAAATGCCACCGTCCATTAGAATGGTATCCAAAGTAGACAAGGGTGATGTATTTGAAAGACCTTTGCTTTTGTTTTGTCCCCCATTTCTTTTTTCATGCTTCCCCATTTCTTTTTACACTGTTATAAGACAATAACAATGAATGCACTACAACCAATTAATCAGGACCAAACCAGAGAACTTTGAAGTGCTGTTTAAAAAAGAAAAATGTTGCTTCCTCTTATACTATTTCTATTGCTGGGAGCACCCTACTCTGTAAAACAAAACTTGCATTATTAGTCTCACATAaatcttttgtttagtattgtttAGTTAAGATTGATGCCCTGATCATTATATTGTTCCTTGCAGAGAGCAGCAGTAGTTTGTGAGGAAAAGAGCTCAGCAGGGTCTAATGGAACCCATGAATGTGTTTGTCCACTGCACACTGCACTTGATCCCTCTACTGTAACTCCACTTCTCTACCCTCAATCTTATCATATGAAAAACAATATGTTTTTGAAATTAGCCATAATAGGATTTACAAAACTTGTATTTAGCTTATTCATTTATTactctggatttgattgtgttcgAGAGTTTTGACAACgtttggaatcacattttgtgatTCATCATCATTCCTTTCAACACTCTTTCATTCTGATGATAGATCAATAAATGTGATTTGAAGAAATtgttaaaaatctcaaacacaatcaaatccagaaataataaataaatattcgcATGGATTGTAAAAATCTCGTAACATTAATTGTATGTAGCTTGTGTCCCATACACTCAAGTTCGTATTCGCTATATATATACTCACTATGATCTCTATCTACACTATTCTGACTTTCTTGGTTTTTGAATAGGTAACATTACAAACATCAGGGCCATGGGGTGGATCAGGAGGTACAGCATTCTATGATGGTACTGCTTCAGCTATATCTGCAGTTCATATCAGGCATGGAAAGGCCATTTATTCTTTCCAAACACAGTATGTGATTGGTACTACCCTACACTGGTCACAACCCCATGGTAGCTCTGATGGAGAGCTTGTCATAGTGAGTATTATTTAATCTTCCTATTAAACAAATATTTGAATTAGCCTTTTCCaagttttgttttcaaattttacaCATTGTGTTTAAGATCTATGAAATGGGCTAAGATCATTATTGCAAGCAAATTCAAGTGTCATTTTAATGATAAGATGGGTGATCTTGCAGTTGAACTTGAACTATGAGGAAGAGTACGTAGGACAGATAAAAGGCCATTATGGGGATGTAATCCTGCCATGTCCTTGTCAAACAGTGAATTCCATAGAGTTCAAAGTGGTGAACAGTAAGAGTGGAATAGCTAGGACTATTGGACCCTTTGGCAATCCTGTGGGTACACCATTTGCATCTCCCATGGGGGCCAAGATTGTTGGTTTCTATGGACATGCAGGCACAGCCATTGATCAGATTGGTGTCTACATTCACTCTGCCCCTAACAAGTTACATTGCGATACAGTCTCTGCCTCTTGAACATTGAGCATTGAGCATGATCAGTGTTATGAAAAAATGGTCTTGCCATAGCATATAGTGTAGCTGGTATTTATCATCTTGTGTCTCTTATGGAAGCTAAGCCATCATTAAGTACCTGGTGCTTGCTTTCTTTTGGTTGGTATTGAACATCACATCATCTTAACATTACCTAAAGGTATTTTTTGCTAATCAAGATGTTGGGTTTCCTCTAAATTGTGTTATATTTCATTATATTATTGTAAAAGAAAATTCTCTATCCAAGTTAATCAAATGAATGCACACGATTCaaacataaataaatttataatggaatattgtaataattaatatttaaaattaaatatgaaGGATTGGAATATTTAGTTGTCAGAATTGTTTATGAAGATTTTTTTATGTAATGCAGAATCATGGTACTATGAAATGAATGTCTTTAGTCTAGTAAATGTTTTGGGTTCTATTTTATTTCTTAATTGTCTATATGTTGAATTTGAGTTCCACAAGCTTCCACAATATCAACTTAAAGTCATCTAAAACTTGCAGAAATGATCTTGTCGAATCGAATACACACAAATCAAGCGTAAATCAATTTATAATAGAAATTGGTAATAattaatattcaaaattaaacatgAAGCATTATAATATTTAGTTGTGAGAATCGTGTATAAAGATTTTTTTTATGTAATCTATAATTTTATTTGTCATGGTACAATGAAATGAATGTCTTTAGTCTAGTAAATGTCTTGGGTCTATACTATATATTAATTGTCTTAGGGTTGAATTTGTTCCTAGAGCTTCCACAATATCAATTGGAAGTCATCTAAAACTTGCATAAATGATCTTGTCAAATACACACAAGTCAATCATAAATCAATTTATAATGAAAAATTctaataaaaatcaaatatgaaagaTTAGAATATTCAGTATCAAATCGATTCATCTAAGACTAGTAGAAATTATCTTGCTGAAAATAGACTCTTGTGACTTATTTTTGTAGTGGGTGAAACTTTGATTGTTATGAAAAGGAAATCAATTTCTTTTGACAACTATTTCAGcttattaatttagaattaattagcAATACTTAAGTTTAACTAAGTCTAGTATTTAGATTTGtgatgataattttttttaaattaattttaaacaaacaaaaaatgaTAAAATCCAATTGGAACATTAAAAAAGACTAAATGGTGAAAATAATTTGATACAGATAAACAAAAAGGATTGACTAATTATAGAAATAAAAACTTCAAAGAACAAAGAACCTGAAGTTAAATGTAAAAGTCTCTACAATGC from Cryptomeria japonica chromosome 3, Sugi_1.0, whole genome shotgun sequence harbors:
- the LOC131043385 gene encoding jacalin-related lectin 3; translation: MLLPLILFLLLGAPYSRAAVVCEEKSSAGSNGTHECVCPLHTALDPSTVTLQTSGPWGGSGGTAFYDGTASAISAVHIRHGKAIYSFQTQYVIGTTLHWSQPHGSSDGELVILNLNYEEEYVGQIKGHYGDVILPCPCQTVNSIEFKVVNSKSGIARTIGPFGNPVGTPFASPMGAKIVGFYGHAGTAIDQIGVYIHSAPNKLHCDTVSAS